The following coding sequences are from one Panicum hallii strain FIL2 chromosome 5, PHallii_v3.1, whole genome shotgun sequence window:
- the LOC112894263 gene encoding uncharacterized protein LOC112894263 gives MGKSGKKPRESHRQGRGRRTSHFGDEGGDDLPSSAYDAPPPHHEDSSDDYDDGTNDATAGYEREEDADAGEQDQWGAGSMPSKFHLYQLSVQSPKGDISYLQKFFLMYVGGRVPIHLQEDFCGTALLSTEWIRTDARRTAIGLDLDLESIEWCLENNLSKIGADGYSRMLLFHGNVLQPKEARLVKQRFNDLLQGLHVNSGNGSSGSNSCEQSGLANLKCIANSTMSEAALPGRDIICAFNYSCCCLHSRKDLVLYFRHAFSALSKRGGIFVMDVYGGTSSERKLRLQRKFPSFTYFWEQEEFDIISRQTRISLHFQAGKKQMLRHAFTYHWRLWSIPEIKDCLEEAGFESIHVWIREMPNTQSSGNAKEYNANRDVKYEESQRFNQGDAWNAYVVGVANI, from the exons ATGGGCAAAAgcgggaagaagccgagggagtCGCACCGGcagggccgcggccgccgcacgTCGCACTTCGGCGACGAGGGCGGCGACGACTTGCCTTCATCAGCCTACGACGCGCCACCACCCCACCATGAGGACTCCTCTGACGACTACGACGACGGCACCAACGATGCAACAGCGGGATACGAACGAGAGGAAGATGCGGATGCTGGCGAGCAGGACCAGTGGGGAGCGGGGTCCATGCCTTCCAAGTTTCACCTATACCAGCTCTCCGTGCAG TCTCCAAAGGGGGACATCAGCTACCTGCAAAAGTTCTTCCTGATGTACGTTGGCGGGCGCGTCCCTATTCACCTGCAGGAGGATTTCTGTGGCACGGCCCTCCTAAG TACCGAGTGGATCcgtactgatgcaagaaggACAGCAATCGGCTTAGATTTGGACCTTGAGTCAATTGAGTGGTGCCTTGAAAACAACCTAAGTAAGATTGGAGCTGATGGGTATTCAAGGATGTTGCTTTTCCATGGAAATGTTCTACAACCTAAGGAAGCACGTCTTGTCAAGCAAAGGTTCAATGATCTTCTGCAAGGCCTTCATGTAAACAGCGGCAATGGCTCTTCAGGAAGTAACAGTTGCGAGCAGTCAGGTCTTGCCAATTTGAAGTGCATAGCCAATTCGACCATGTCAGAGGCAGCTTTGCCTGGAAGGGATATTATCTGTGCATTCAACTACAGCTGCTGTTGCTTGCATAGTCGAAAGGACTTGGTTTTGTATTTCAGGCATGCATTTAGCGCTCTCTCGAAAAGAGGTGGTATATTTGTAATGGATGTATATGGTGGCACATCATCTGAACGCAAGCTACGCCTCCAACGGAAATTCCCCAGCTTCACG TATTTCTGGGAGCAAGAAGAGTTTGATATCATAAGTCGCCAAACAAGGATCAGTCTCCACTTTCAAGCTGGGAAGAAGCAAATGCTGCGGCATGCTTTCACATACCATTGGCGCCT TTGGTCGATACCAGAGATCAAAGACTGCTTGGAGGAAGCTGGATTCGAGTCCATCCACGTTTGGATCAGGGAGATGCCAAACACCCAGTCAAGTGGAAACGCCAAGGAATACAATGCCAACCGAGATGTGAAGTATGAAGAATCGCAGCGTTTCAATCAAGGAGATGCTTGGAACGCCTACGTCGTTGGAGTTGCAAACATCTAG
- the LOC112891361 gene encoding sialyltransferase-like protein 1, protein MKRPLRRSFAVLLFVVLVGAASFSAALRRAVAPAPAREPPLPLDPARLNATLLRLAAVDPSEAPLRRDVDELLDGRLPASAARARAWRRDRLLHPLHLHHQRFPLPRRGRYPDEDHDTLLHPLPRHEQQLHIDPALRRALRSWHRLRRYDPTVLGSLPSLLSLPGRIPSCAVVGNSGILLRANHGALIDSHDAVFRLNNARIAGYAAHVGSKTNLSFINSNILHLCARRPGCFCHPYGHGVPILLYICQAAHFLDIAACNTTSSSRHGSPISVTDARLDVLCARIVKYYSIRRFVAETGRAAEDWDRAHDAAMFHYSSGMQAIMVAVGVCDRVSVFGFGKSSDAKHHYHSNQKAELDLHDYEAEYAFYHDLAEHPQVVPFLKDAGFTVPPVIFYH, encoded by the coding sequence atgaagCGGCCGCTGCGGCGCTCCTTCGCGGTGCTCCTCTTCGTCGTGCTCGTCGGCGCGGCCTCGTTCTCCGCCGCGCTCCGCCGCGCCgtggcgcccgcgcccgcgcgggAGCCGCCCCTCCCGCTCGACCCGGCGCGCCTCAACGCCACGctgctccgcctcgccgccgtcgatcCCTCGGAGGCCCCGCTGCGGCGGGACGTGGACGAGCTCCTCGACGGCCGCCTCCCGGCCTCCGcggcgcgcgcccgcgcgtggCGCCGCGACCGGCTCCTCCACCcgctccacctccaccaccagcgCTTCCCGCTGCCCCGCCGCGGCCGCTACCCGGACGAGGATCACGACACCCTGCTCCACCCGCTCCCGCGCCACGAGCAGCAGCTCCACATCGACCCCGCCCTCCGCCGCGCGCTCCGCTCCTGGCACCGCCTCCGCCGCTACGATCCCACCGTCCTCGGCagcctcccctccctcctctccctgcCCGGCCGCATCCCATCCTGCGCAGTTGTCGGCAACAGCGGCATCCTCCTCCGGGCGAACCACGGCGCCCTCATCGACTCCCACGACGCCGTGTTCCGCCTCAACAACGCCCGCATCGCAGGTTACGCCGCGCACGTCGGCAGCAAGACCAACCTCTCCTTCATCAACAGCAACATCCTTCACCTCTGCGCGCGCCGACCCGGCTGCTTCTGCCACCCCTACGGCCACGGCGTCCCCATCCTGCTCTACATCTGCCAGGCCGCCCATTTCCTCGACATCGCCGCTTGCAACACCACCTCATCCTCCCGCCACGGCTCCCCCATCTCCGTCACCGACGCCCGCCTCGACGTCCTCTGCGCCCGCATCGTCAAGTACTACTCCATCCGCCGATTCGTCGCGGAGACTGGCCGCGCGGCCGAGGACTGGGACCGCGCGCACGACGCCGCCATGTTCCACTACTCGTCCGGGATGCAGGCCATCATGGTCGCGGTGGGAGTTTGTGACAGAGTCAGCGTGTTCGGCTTCGGGAAATCCTCCGATGCAAAGCACCATTACCATAGCAACCAGAAGGCGGAGCTGGATCTCCATGACTACGAGGCGGAGTACGCCTTCTACCACGACCTCGCCGAGCACCCGCAGGTAGTCCCCTTCCTCAAGGATGCTGGATTCACCGTCCCGCCCGTCATCTTCTACCATTAG